The Ranitomeya imitator isolate aRanImi1 chromosome 6, aRanImi1.pri, whole genome shotgun sequence genome window below encodes:
- the LOC138641557 gene encoding histone H2A type 1-like has product MSGRGKQGGKVRAKAKTRSSRAGLQFPVGRVHRLLRKGNYAERVGAGAPVYLAAVLEYLTAEILELAGNAARDNKKTRIIPRHLQLAVRNDEELNRLLGGVTIAQGGVLPNIQAVLLPKKTESSKKSK; this is encoded by the coding sequence ATGTCTGGACGCGGCAAACAAGGAGGAAAGGTCCGTGCTAAGGCCAAGACCCGCTCATCCCGGGCAGGACTGCAGTTCCCGGTCGGCCGTGTGCACAGGCTTCTCCGCAAGGGCAACTACGCAGAGAGAGTCGGCGCCGGCGCTCCGGTCTATCTGGCCgctgtgctggagtatctgaccGCGGAGATCCTGGAATTGGCCGGTAATGCCGCCCGGGACAACAAGAAGACCCGCATTATCCCCCGTCACCTGCAGCTGGCGGTGCGCAATGACGaggagctgaacaggctgctgggtgGGGTGACCATCGCCCAGGGGGGCGTCCTGCCCAACATCCAGGCCGTGCTGCTGCCCAAGAAGACCGAGAGCAGCAAGAAGAGCAAGTGA